In one window of Cydia pomonella isolate Wapato2018A chromosome 16, ilCydPomo1, whole genome shotgun sequence DNA:
- the LOC133526309 gene encoding uncharacterized protein LOC133526309 — MSNSPSNVFDGQDYTFKQYYYPVSDAEDSLTCVPDEPVKRKLNTHSNIDAFFDQPKIKRKKNVSSTVGKGCKGGGISYISTNKDDGTNSTHLIKIEIFDMKKLSKVSDTTKHWMFADVRAKYFVMENETNKHLQQAKDLIYGITKEISESDECKKYHFNSKV, encoded by the exons ATGTCG aaCTCCCCATCAAATGTCTTCGACGGCCAAGACTATACATTTAAGCAGTACTATTATCCAGTGTCAGATGCAGAGGACAGCCTAACTTGTGTACCAGACGAGCCGGTGAAGCGAAAATTAAACACACACTCAAATATCGATGCATTCTTTGACCAGCCAAAGATAAAGAGGAAGAAAAACGTGTCTTCCACTGTAGGAAAAGGCTGTAAAGGGGgtggtatatcatatatatctacAAACAAAGACGATGGTACGAATTCGACACATCtaatcaaaatagaaatatttgatatgaaaaaacTATCCAAAGTTTCTGATACAACTAAACACTGGATGTTTGCGGATGTGCGTGCAAAATATTTCGTGATggaaaatgaaacaaataagcACTTACAGCAAGCTAAAGATCTCATTTACGGAATCACGAAGGAGATTTCCGAATCCGACGAGTGTAAAAAGTaccattttaattcaaaagtctAA